From the Saimiri boliviensis isolate mSaiBol1 chromosome X, mSaiBol1.pri, whole genome shotgun sequence genome, one window contains:
- the LOC101047843 gene encoding sperm acrosome-associated protein 5, which translates to MQAWGTVVVTLAILMVVTVDAKIYERCELATRLERAGLNGYKGYSVGDWLCMAHYESGFDTAFVDHNPDGSSEYGIFQLNSAWWCDNGITPTKNLCHMDCHDLLNRHILDDIMCAKQIVSSQNGLSAWTSWRRHCSGHDLSEWLKGCAMQVKIDPKNYP; encoded by the exons ATGCAGGCCTGGGGCACTGTGGTAGTGACCTTGGCCATACTGATGGTTGTCACTGTGGATGCCAAGATTTATGAACGCTGCGAGCTGGCTACAAGACTGGAGAGGGCAGGGCTGAACGGCTACAAAGGCTACAGTGTTGGAGACT GGCTGTGCATGGCTCACTATGAGAGTGGCTTTGACACCGCCTTTGTGGACCACAATCCTGATGGCAGCAGTGAATATGGCATTTTCCAACTGAATTCTGCCTGGTGGTGTGACAATGGCATTACACCCACCAAGAACCTCTGCCACATGGATTGTCATG ACCTGCTCAATCGCCATATCCTGGATGACATCATGTGTGCCAAGCAGATCGTGTCCTCACAGAATGGGCTGTCTGCCTG GACTTCGTGGAGGCGGCACTGTTCTGGCCATGATTTATCTGAATGGCTCAAGGGGTGTGCTATGCAAGTGAAAATTGACCCAAAAAATTATCCATAA